A section of the Pseudanabaena mucicola str. Chao 1806 genome encodes:
- the recG gene encoding ATP-dependent DNA helicase RecG: MSLDINRLQQALSVEAERGFSNLQGKQFLFADFLKVSLQEDLPDDWEMSDRLQAQTLAHQYAQYHDLPLGRRQHLVAETRRLLYEVRRRELAETNAVSKQKRPKTAAIATTEPKAVKKLTPEIELKDVEGVGSFMAARFKLLDLYTVRDVLSYYPRDHIDYARQIPIRELKDGDTVTVIGTVKKFNCFTSPKNPNLTIVEIILRDYTGQIKLSRFWTGKRYANRGWQETQKKLYPQGCTIAASGMVKQSKYGLTLENYEVEVLEHTQDTIQSKTVGRVVPVYPLTEGITPESIRRLVAQCLPAVSQISDPMPERFLQDYQMMPLSEAIAQVHYPDSSEMLEQAVIRLTFDKYFYRRLVSLYRRQQQKAIHFVPQSNAIAQLEKILPFELTNAQKRVVTEIRADLQGQTPMNRLVQGDVGSGKTIVAVYALLTAIEAGYQTALMAPTEVLTEQHYRKIVEWFMQLNLPVEILTGSTKTAKRREILRQLETGELPLVIGTHALIQDGVNFARLGLAVIDEQHRFGRDQRSRLLQKGNDPHVLIMTATPIPRTLYLTNSEIEVSIIDELPPGRKPIQTVLLKPSQRKDAYDLIKREIAQGRQVYIVLPLVEESEKMEDIKAATQEREHLQNVVFPHFQIGLLHGQMTSTEKDEAINTFRRGDTQILVATTVVEVGVDIPNASVMLIEHADRFGLAQLHQLRGRVGRGSSQSYCLLLSSSKSQTAQERLQVLEQSQDGFFIAERDFQMRGKGKDEGTEQSGHAGFSIEDRLPDEAARQEIFQIAREAAERIIKKDPTLEHFPALKAEFEMHYQRLQGGAIFT, translated from the coding sequence GTGTCCCTTGATATAAATCGCTTACAGCAAGCCTTGAGTGTCGAGGCGGAAAGAGGCTTTTCAAATTTGCAGGGAAAGCAATTTTTGTTTGCTGATTTTTTGAAAGTAAGTTTACAAGAGGATTTGCCTGATGATTGGGAAATGAGCGATCGCCTCCAAGCACAGACCCTTGCTCATCAATACGCTCAGTACCATGATTTACCCCTAGGACGGAGGCAGCATCTAGTTGCCGAGACAAGGCGCTTACTTTATGAAGTGCGTCGTCGGGAACTGGCGGAGACTAATGCAGTTTCTAAGCAGAAGAGACCTAAAACGGCAGCGATCGCAACGACGGAACCCAAAGCCGTTAAAAAATTGACTCCCGAAATCGAACTAAAAGATGTCGAGGGGGTTGGTTCATTTATGGCAGCAAGGTTTAAGCTGCTCGATTTGTATACTGTACGTGATGTACTAAGTTACTATCCTCGCGATCATATTGACTATGCGCGACAAATTCCCATTCGCGAACTGAAAGATGGGGATACAGTTACGGTCATCGGTACTGTCAAGAAATTTAATTGCTTTACTAGTCCCAAAAATCCCAATCTTACAATTGTAGAAATTATTCTGCGTGACTATACAGGACAAATCAAATTAAGCCGTTTCTGGACAGGTAAGCGCTATGCCAATCGTGGTTGGCAAGAAACCCAGAAAAAGCTCTATCCCCAAGGTTGCACGATCGCAGCTTCAGGTATGGTTAAACAGAGCAAATATGGCTTGACCCTAGAGAATTATGAAGTAGAAGTTCTCGAACATACTCAAGATACGATTCAGTCGAAAACCGTTGGTCGCGTCGTGCCAGTCTATCCGCTTACAGAAGGAATTACTCCTGAATCCATCCGTCGCCTTGTCGCACAATGTTTACCAGCAGTATCGCAAATTTCTGATCCGATGCCTGAGCGCTTTTTACAGGATTATCAAATGATGCCCTTGTCAGAAGCGATCGCCCAAGTGCATTACCCAGATAGTAGCGAAATGCTGGAGCAAGCTGTAATTCGCCTAACCTTTGATAAGTATTTCTATCGCCGACTTGTGTCTCTCTATCGGCGGCAACAACAAAAGGCAATCCATTTCGTGCCGCAGAGCAATGCGATCGCTCAACTCGAAAAAATTCTACCCTTTGAGTTAACCAATGCTCAAAAGCGAGTTGTCACCGAAATTCGCGCTGATCTCCAAGGTCAAACACCGATGAACCGACTAGTGCAGGGAGATGTTGGTTCAGGTAAAACGATTGTAGCGGTATATGCACTTTTAACGGCGATCGAGGCAGGTTATCAGACAGCGCTGATGGCTCCTACGGAAGTTCTCACGGAGCAACATTATCGCAAGATTGTGGAATGGTTTATGCAGCTAAATCTGCCCGTAGAAATTCTCACGGGTTCCACCAAAACCGCCAAGCGACGCGAGATTTTACGGCAATTGGAAACAGGGGAATTACCACTCGTGATTGGAACCCATGCTTTAATTCAAGATGGGGTGAACTTTGCAAGATTAGGCTTAGCGGTTATCGACGAGCAGCATCGTTTTGGCAGAGATCAGCGATCGCGACTTTTACAAAAGGGCAATGATCCCCATGTCCTGATCATGACGGCAACTCCAATTCCACGAACTCTATATCTAACGAATTCTGAAATCGAAGTTAGCATCATTGACGAACTTCCTCCCGGACGCAAACCAATTCAAACAGTTCTACTCAAACCTTCACAGCGCAAAGATGCCTATGATCTGATTAAGCGGGAAATTGCTCAAGGAAGGCAGGTCTATATAGTGTTGCCGTTAGTGGAAGAGTCGGAGAAAATGGAAGATATTAAGGCAGCTACGCAAGAACGGGAACATTTACAGAATGTGGTTTTCCCTCACTTCCAAATTGGATTATTACATGGGCAAATGACTTCAACAGAAAAGGATGAAGCGATTAACACTTTCCGTCGAGGCGACACTCAAATTCTAGTTGCCACAACCGTTGTGGAAGTTGGGGTCGATATTCCTAATGCTTCTGTAATGTTAATCGAACATGCTGATCGCTTTGGTTTAGCCCAGTTACATCAACTACGGGGCAGAGTCGGACGAGGTTCATCCCAATCCTATTGCCTCTTACTGAGTAGTTCCAAATCACAAACCGCCCAAGAGCGTTTACAGGTTCTAGAACAATCGCAGGATGGATTTTTTATTGCTGAGAGAGATTTCCAGATGCGTGGCAAGGGCAAGGACGAAGGGACAGAACAATCGGGTCATGCAGGTTTCTCTATTGAGGATCGCTTGCCCGATGAGGCAGCCCGTCAAGAGATTTTCCAAATTGCCCGTGAAGCCGCCGAACGTATTATCAAAAAAGATCCTACTTTAGAACATTTCCCTGCTCTGAAAGCCGAATTTGAAATGCACTATCAGCGCTTACAAGGCGGTGCAATCTTTACCTAA
- a CDS encoding 2Fe-2S iron-sulfur cluster-binding protein, whose product MANITFVNESKEAIVMDGSNLRIKALENNIDIYKFVAKLTNCNGYGQCATCVVEIVDGLENLSPKTDFENKKLKNKPANYRLACQTLVNGNVSVKTKP is encoded by the coding sequence ATGGCAAACATTACGTTTGTGAATGAAAGTAAGGAAGCAATCGTCATGGATGGCTCAAACCTACGCATCAAGGCTCTCGAGAACAATATTGATATCTACAAATTTGTTGCGAAGCTCACTAACTGTAATGGTTATGGTCAATGTGCTACCTGTGTTGTCGAGATTGTGGACGGGCTAGAAAACCTCTCCCCTAAAACCGACTTTGAAAATAAAAAGCTCAAAAACAAGCCTGCCAACTATCGTCTTGCCTGTCAGACGTTAGTTAATGGTAATGTTAGCGTCAAGACTAAGCCATAG
- a CDS encoding site-2 protease family protein: MRGGIRIGSIYGISLYIDPSWFLILSILAVLLGNAYAKLSPSFSLGYGAITAILFFLSIALNKIAHGLMAKARGVAINSINIQFMGAANNVERESQDPFSVFSIAISGPLTSLVLSAIGFTVTWLIAGDAILSSNPKLIEALSASIGALRTIWTIISLYFAQINLFIGIFSLIPALPFEGGHILKAAIWKLTGDRFAGIRWAARSGQFFGILIMILGGIILTSNLGGLFLIVLGWFMFGSAGGYLYLNNLQQALLDLNAEAAMTRDFRLVDADISLRDFADKFILMEDKDANPIYVASANGRDRGLVSAEQIRHIDSHEWPSRSLQALVKPFDEIDTVELKDQILKVISLLEQKQLRYVIVRSPVGSVAGVIDRGDIIKALDSKLLWRIPSEYIKQIKADGKFPPNFQLVEICEQLNQNNQ; the protein is encoded by the coding sequence ATGAGAGGCGGTATCCGCATCGGCAGTATTTACGGCATTTCACTATATATTGACCCATCATGGTTTCTGATACTGAGCATTTTGGCTGTGTTATTAGGAAATGCCTATGCGAAGTTATCGCCATCCTTTTCCCTAGGCTATGGTGCGATTACTGCTATCCTCTTTTTCCTATCGATCGCTCTGAATAAAATTGCCCATGGGCTCATGGCTAAAGCTAGGGGAGTTGCTATAAATTCCATTAATATTCAGTTTATGGGGGCTGCAAATAACGTTGAGCGGGAATCTCAAGATCCATTTTCCGTATTTAGTATTGCGATTTCAGGACCTCTAACCAGTTTAGTTTTAAGTGCGATCGGCTTTACAGTTACTTGGCTAATTGCAGGGGATGCGATTTTATCGAGTAACCCGAAGTTGATCGAAGCTTTATCTGCTAGTATTGGTGCGTTACGCACTATTTGGACGATTATTAGTCTCTATTTTGCTCAAATCAATCTTTTTATTGGCATATTTAGCCTAATTCCTGCGCTCCCTTTTGAAGGGGGACATATTCTCAAGGCTGCCATTTGGAAATTAACGGGCGATCGCTTTGCAGGAATTAGATGGGCTGCTCGCTCAGGACAATTTTTTGGCATCTTGATAATGATTTTGGGCGGGATCATCTTGACTAGTAACTTGGGTGGACTCTTCTTAATCGTTCTCGGCTGGTTTATGTTTGGTAGTGCAGGTGGATATCTTTATCTAAATAACTTGCAACAGGCTCTTTTAGATCTCAATGCTGAAGCCGCAATGACAAGAGATTTTCGCTTGGTAGATGCTGATATTTCCTTGCGAGATTTTGCAGACAAGTTTATCTTGATGGAAGATAAGGATGCGAATCCGATCTATGTGGCTTCAGCAAATGGACGTGATCGCGGTTTGGTATCAGCTGAGCAGATTCGTCATATCGATAGCCATGAGTGGCCATCACGATCTCTCCAAGCCCTAGTTAAGCCATTCGATGAGATTGATACGGTCGAACTTAAAGACCAAATTCTTAAAGTCATCAGTCTGCTTGAGCAAAAACAACTGCGCTATGTGATTGTGCGATCGCCAGTCGGCTCGGTGGCAGGGGTAATTGATCGTGGCGATATTATCAAGGCTCTAGATAGCAAATTGCTGTGGCGGATTCCTTCTGAATATATTAAACAAATTAAAGCCGATGGGAAATTTCCTCCGAACTTTCAGTTAGTGGAAATTTGCGAACAGTTAAATCAGAATAATCAATAA
- a CDS encoding sulfurtransferase TusA family protein codes for MCIQANQSIDLRGVPCPLSFVRAKLHLEKLESGQLLEVLLDGGEPIEQVPNSLISDGHQVKGIEGRDRFFVLTVQKT; via the coding sequence ATGTGTATTCAGGCAAATCAATCTATCGATTTACGTGGTGTACCCTGTCCCCTTAGTTTCGTCCGTGCCAAATTACATTTAGAAAAATTAGAGTCTGGCCAGTTGCTAGAAGTTTTGCTTGATGGTGGTGAGCCAATTGAGCAGGTTCCCAATAGCCTCATCTCTGACGGACATCAGGTCAAAGGCATCGAAGGGCGTGATCGCTTTTTTGTACTAACTGTCCAAAAAACATGA
- the dnaJ gene encoding molecular chaperone DnaJ: protein MARDYYEILGVDRNTDKEEIKRAYRRLARKYHPDVNKEPGADERFKEINRAYEVLSETETRARYDRFGEAGVSGGGGAPDMGDMGGFADIFESFFSGFSNTGQQQARRRSGPTRGEDLRFDLKLEFREAIFGGEKQIKISHLETCATCSGSGAKPGTRPRTCGTCSGTGQVRRATRTPFGSFTQVSTCPTCNGTGQTIEDKCENCNGLGLNQVTKKLKITIPAGVDSGTRLRVSNEGDAGQRGGPSGDLYVYLFVQADNEFEREGINILSEIKISYLQAILGDKIAINTVDGKKPLTIPAGTQPDTVLTLEGLGVPKLGNPVARGDHLIRVKIDIPTKISGEEREVLEKLKERQFGNAAKGGIGDILGGIFGNQK, encoded by the coding sequence ATGGCGCGTGATTATTACGAAATTCTCGGAGTCGATCGCAATACTGACAAAGAGGAAATCAAACGAGCATATCGACGTTTAGCTCGAAAATATCACCCCGATGTCAACAAAGAACCAGGGGCAGATGAACGATTTAAAGAAATTAACCGTGCTTACGAAGTTCTCTCAGAGACTGAAACTCGTGCGCGTTATGATCGATTTGGCGAAGCTGGCGTATCGGGAGGCGGTGGCGCTCCTGATATGGGTGATATGGGTGGATTTGCTGATATCTTTGAAAGCTTCTTTAGTGGCTTTTCTAACACGGGGCAACAGCAAGCTCGCCGTCGCAGTGGACCAACCCGCGGTGAAGATTTACGTTTCGACTTAAAGTTAGAGTTTCGTGAAGCCATCTTTGGCGGTGAAAAGCAGATCAAAATTTCTCATTTGGAAACCTGTGCTACCTGTAGTGGCTCAGGAGCAAAACCAGGAACTAGACCTCGTACTTGCGGAACCTGTAGCGGTACTGGTCAAGTTCGTCGAGCTACACGCACGCCTTTTGGTAGTTTTACCCAAGTTTCGACCTGTCCTACCTGTAATGGAACTGGGCAAACCATTGAGGACAAGTGCGAAAATTGCAATGGTTTAGGGCTCAACCAAGTTACAAAGAAGCTAAAGATTACCATACCCGCAGGTGTTGATAGCGGTACGCGACTACGTGTTTCTAATGAAGGTGATGCAGGACAACGTGGTGGACCTTCGGGTGATCTCTATGTCTACCTGTTTGTTCAAGCTGACAATGAGTTTGAACGTGAAGGCATAAATATTCTCTCGGAAATTAAGATTAGCTATCTCCAAGCGATCCTTGGTGACAAAATTGCCATTAATACAGTTGATGGCAAGAAACCACTCACAATTCCCGCAGGTACACAACCTGATACGGTACTAACTTTAGAAGGTTTAGGTGTTCCGAAATTAGGCAATCCCGTCGCTCGTGGCGATCATTTAATCAGGGTCAAAATCGATATCCCGACCAAAATTAGCGGCGAAGAGCGTGAAGTACTGGAAAAGCTTAAGGAAAGGCAATTCGGTAATGCTGCTAAAGGTGGTATAGGCGATATTCTAGGTGGTATATTCGGCAATCAAAAATAA
- a CDS encoding LOG family protein, which produces MSTIPSSSDVKALAEDLYNLVEHLESTEHGELIYSALKVIAQLSQTDAERLDWKILTGSLQDMQKAIAMFYPYRFNRKVSIFGSARTHANASEYRQAYEFAERITKQGFMVITGAGGGIMSAGNAGAGKNSFGLNISLPFEQTSNGFVPEDSRLVKFRYFFTRKLYFVKESDAIALFPGGFGTQDEFFECLTLCQTGRTTPRPMVLMDKKGGDYWQQWDVFVQQQLIERGLIVKEDRSLYKITDDIDEACQYISSFYSIYHSSRWVGDLFVIRLNCDITDEHLDRLNDSFDDILIKGKIERSHALPKEANDPHIIKLPRLTMYFNQHGFGRLQELISAINDTCDSGNPIICHPEQR; this is translated from the coding sequence ATGTCTACAATTCCTTCATCTTCAGACGTTAAAGCTCTTGCCGAAGATTTGTATAATCTAGTTGAACATCTGGAATCAACTGAACATGGGGAGCTAATTTATAGCGCTTTAAAAGTGATCGCCCAACTTAGTCAGACCGATGCCGAGCGTCTCGACTGGAAAATTTTGACGGGTTCCTTGCAGGACATGCAAAAAGCGATCGCCATGTTTTACCCCTATCGTTTTAATCGCAAGGTGAGTATTTTTGGCTCCGCTCGTACCCATGCCAATGCCTCAGAATATCGCCAAGCCTATGAGTTTGCAGAAAGGATTACCAAGCAAGGTTTTATGGTAATTACTGGCGCTGGTGGTGGGATCATGTCGGCAGGAAATGCAGGTGCTGGCAAAAATTCCTTTGGATTAAATATCAGCTTGCCCTTTGAGCAGACCAGTAACGGCTTTGTACCTGAAGACTCTCGTCTAGTTAAGTTTCGCTACTTCTTTACACGCAAGTTATATTTTGTGAAAGAAAGTGATGCGATCGCGCTTTTCCCTGGAGGCTTTGGCACACAGGATGAATTTTTTGAATGTTTAACGCTTTGCCAAACGGGTCGTACCACTCCTCGTCCAATGGTATTAATGGATAAAAAAGGTGGTGATTACTGGCAGCAGTGGGATGTTTTTGTCCAACAACAATTGATTGAACGGGGATTAATAGTCAAGGAAGATCGAAGCCTCTACAAAATCACTGACGACATTGATGAAGCTTGTCAGTATATTTCCTCATTCTACAGTATTTATCATTCCTCTAGATGGGTTGGTGATTTATTTGTAATTCGCTTAAATTGCGATATTACTGACGAGCATCTAGATCGCCTTAATGATAGCTTTGACGATATTTTAATCAAGGGCAAAATTGAGCGGAGTCATGCTCTTCCCAAAGAAGCTAATGATCCGCACATTATCAAACTGCCTCGTTTAACGATGTATTTTAATCAGCATGGCTTTGGACGATTGCAGGAGTTGATCTCGGCAATTAATGATACCTGTGATAGCGGCAATCCGATAATTTGTCATCCTGAGCAGCGTTAA
- a CDS encoding cytochrome c oxidase subunit 3 — protein sequence MQGSITTTTNISEDEIHAHESTGHAEHPDLRVFGLIVFLISEGMLFFGLFAAYLTFRSVATSWPPEGTPELELLLPGINTIILVSSSFVIHQADSAIKENKVRSAQLWFLATFIMGAIFIAGQIYEYQHLEFGLTTNLFASTFYVLTGFHGFHVIVGLTFIASVLVRSLKVGHYSSNSHFGIEAASIYWHFVDIVWIILFLLLYIL from the coding sequence ATGCAGGGATCAATCACTACTACCACGAACATCTCCGAAGATGAAATTCATGCCCATGAGTCAACTGGTCACGCTGAACATCCTGACTTACGAGTTTTTGGATTAATTGTTTTCCTAATTTCGGAGGGAATGCTCTTTTTTGGATTGTTCGCTGCCTATTTGACCTTTCGCTCTGTCGCAACCTCTTGGCCGCCCGAAGGTACACCTGAACTCGAACTTCTCTTGCCTGGAATTAACACAATTATTCTGGTATCGAGTAGTTTTGTGATTCACCAAGCTGATAGTGCGATCAAAGAGAATAAGGTTAGATCTGCTCAGCTATGGTTTCTCGCTACCTTCATCATGGGAGCAATCTTCATTGCTGGACAAATATATGAATATCAGCATTTAGAGTTTGGGCTAACCACTAACCTATTTGCTAGTACTTTTTATGTACTGACAGGATTTCATGGGTTTCACGTTATAGTTGGCTTGACCTTCATTGCCTCGGTGCTAGTGCGATCGCTGAAAGTGGGACATTACAGCAGTAACAGTCACTTTGGAATAGAAGCCGCCTCTATCTACTGGCACTTTGTCGATATTGTCTGGATCATTCTATTTTTATTACTTTATATTCTTTAG
- the rsgA gene encoding small ribosomal subunit biogenesis GTPase RsgA, whose protein sequence is MLALTGTVLAVQANFYRVRLDRSFRLDLLDEFGQPSSQIIDELLCTRRARLKKIGQQICVGDRITIEEPDWHGKRGAISEVAIRRNLLDRPTVANVDRILLVFALAEPSLDPHQVSRFLVKAESTQVEVLLCLNKRDLISDELWLTWRDRFKSWGYPPVAISTYTQEGIAELGQYLRTGITVVAGLSGVGKSSLINQLIPNLQVRVGEVSQRLGHGRHTTRHVELFALPAGGYLADTPGFMHPNLTVIPTELADYFPEAKQRLTAGELCHFNNCLHRRDEPNCLVRGDWERYEHYLTYLEEAIAYQQKLKNTANADDSVKVKDASDGKQQQEPRLLKKRYRRESRRSEHQNLDYDEEP, encoded by the coding sequence ATGTTGGCTCTAACAGGTACAGTTTTGGCTGTACAAGCCAATTTTTATCGGGTCAGGTTGGATCGCTCATTTCGTTTGGACTTACTAGATGAATTTGGACAACCATCTAGCCAAATAATTGATGAATTGCTCTGTACCAGACGTGCAAGGCTTAAAAAAATTGGACAGCAGATCTGTGTAGGCGATCGCATCACAATCGAGGAACCAGATTGGCATGGTAAACGAGGAGCTATCTCAGAGGTAGCTATAAGGCGCAATTTGCTAGATCGACCAACTGTGGCAAATGTTGATCGCATTTTGTTGGTATTTGCTCTTGCAGAACCGAGCTTAGATCCGCATCAAGTGAGTCGATTCTTAGTAAAAGCTGAAAGCACTCAGGTCGAGGTTTTGCTTTGCCTAAATAAGAGGGATCTAATCAGTGATGAACTTTGGCTGACATGGCGTGATCGCTTCAAGTCTTGGGGCTATCCACCCGTAGCAATTAGTACCTATACCCAAGAGGGAATTGCTGAATTAGGACAATATTTACGAACTGGCATAACTGTGGTTGCAGGGCTGTCAGGGGTTGGTAAATCCAGCTTAATTAATCAATTAATTCCCAATTTACAAGTTCGCGTTGGTGAAGTTTCTCAGCGTTTAGGGCATGGGCGACATACGACCCGCCATGTAGAACTGTTTGCTTTACCTGCGGGTGGATATCTTGCGGATACCCCAGGATTTATGCACCCAAATCTCACTGTAATTCCTACGGAATTGGCTGACTATTTCCCTGAAGCTAAGCAGCGCTTAACTGCGGGTGAACTCTGTCATTTTAATAATTGTTTACATCGTCGTGATGAACCGAATTGCTTAGTACGTGGAGATTGGGAGCGTTACGAGCATTACCTCACCTATCTCGAAGAGGCGATCGCCTATCAACAAAAGCTCAAAAACACGGCAAATGCTGATGACTCCGTTAAGGTAAAAGATGCTAGTGATGGTAAGCAACAGCAAGAACCAAGGCTACTCAAAAAGCGCTATCGCCGAGAGTCGCGCCGTAGTGAGCATCAAAATCTCGATTATGATGAAGAGCCATAA
- a CDS encoding tetratricopeptide repeat protein → MAIQLQNFVQWGLAKAAEGDWHAAQHSYDQALWINPRYVDAYMARGMNYLQKGDFDQALADFNQVLQLEPMLSAGYYNRGCTYYAQQQVELSLDDFRQAISLDSQFLPAHQKLVEVLNSTGRYPEAILAYRDWLSIVGESAEIYHNLAIAYRHSGQLSEAAQCFQIALKIDPEYIPAREEMLLLYRENIQSWHYWMMNDTARNLPYQEAIARYVTSETLVLEIGTGSGLLAMMAAKAGAKQVITCESEDLIAAQAKQIIKTNGYQVQIQVINKLSHDLVIPHDLPEPADILITEIFGAWLPSEGAFDAITHATKHLLKPNAKVIPSGANLYLMAIECSELHQRYWVDQSLGFDLTGFNEFQYPRPAFMGQIDQHIYRPLSDSYCFAQLDFGSGQMKLTDQVVDVPVVADGRLHGVCTWFDLLIDDTVMLTTGPLGDVGRRSRSWGQLTAMIFPSLCVKNDEILKLQLLPSLNMVEVIAQIQT, encoded by the coding sequence ATGGCTATCCAACTACAGAACTTTGTGCAGTGGGGTTTAGCTAAGGCTGCCGAAGGCGACTGGCATGCAGCTCAACATAGCTATGATCAAGCTCTATGGATTAATCCTCGCTATGTCGATGCCTATATGGCAAGGGGCATGAATTATTTGCAGAAAGGGGATTTCGATCAAGCGTTGGCGGATTTCAACCAAGTTTTACAACTGGAGCCGATGTTATCGGCGGGCTATTATAATCGCGGATGCACTTACTATGCCCAACAACAAGTTGAGTTGTCCCTTGATGATTTTCGGCAAGCGATCTCTTTAGATTCTCAATTTCTACCAGCCCACCAAAAGTTAGTAGAGGTTTTGAATAGCACGGGACGCTATCCAGAAGCTATTTTAGCCTATAGAGATTGGTTATCCATAGTAGGAGAATCGGCAGAGATTTATCATAATTTGGCGATCGCTTATCGCCATTCAGGGCAATTAAGTGAAGCAGCGCAATGCTTTCAGATTGCTTTAAAAATTGATCCTGAATATATACCTGCCCGTGAAGAGATGCTCTTGTTGTATCGAGAAAATATTCAGAGTTGGCATTACTGGATGATGAATGATACGGCGCGTAATTTACCCTATCAAGAAGCGATCGCTCGCTATGTCACTTCTGAGACTCTTGTATTGGAAATTGGTACAGGTTCGGGACTCTTAGCTATGATGGCAGCGAAGGCAGGCGCAAAGCAGGTGATTACCTGTGAATCCGAAGATCTAATTGCGGCTCAGGCAAAACAAATTATCAAAACCAATGGTTATCAAGTCCAAATTCAGGTCATAAATAAACTGTCCCATGATTTAGTTATTCCTCATGACTTGCCAGAACCTGCGGATATTTTGATCACAGAAATATTTGGAGCTTGGTTGCCGTCAGAGGGAGCTTTTGATGCGATTACCCACGCTACAAAGCATCTACTCAAACCCAATGCCAAAGTAATACCTTCAGGCGCAAATCTCTATTTGATGGCGATCGAATGTTCTGAATTACATCAACGCTATTGGGTAGATCAGTCGCTTGGTTTCGACCTCACTGGTTTTAACGAGTTTCAATATCCTAGACCTGCTTTTATGGGACAGATTGATCAGCATATCTATCGCCCCCTCTCCGATTCTTACTGTTTTGCCCAACTTGACTTTGGTAGTGGACAGATGAAATTAACTGATCAGGTGGTTGATGTCCCTGTTGTTGCTGATGGAAGGCTTCATGGCGTTTGTACTTGGTTTGATCTGCTAATCGATGACACAGTGATGTTGACAACGGGACCACTGGGAGATGTGGGAAGGAGATCGCGTTCTTGGGGGCAACTAACCGCGATGATTTTTCCATCTCTTTGCGTAAAAAACGATGAGATTCTCAAGTTACAACTCTTGCCTTCTCTGAATATGGTAGAAGTGATCGCTCAAATTCAGACTTAA